The DNA window ACTGAAACTAAGctcattaaaaatatttaaaaaacacAACTCAAAAATAACCAAACTATACCTAAGACACATTCACGGGTAGAGCCATGACGAAATATTTAGGGGGACCAATTattataacaaaatatttttatagatttgcacgttacaaaaattattaataaggaGTGTCTAGATATAATTGTATAATTACTATGATATTAATTTCCTAATTATACAttctaataattatattatattttaaaataaattatatatttcgaTGTAAAAgtgataattttatattaatttttattgtcttgTTTAgcaaaataattagtaattacataaaaaattcatattatataataaaaaatatttaacattgaatttttttaataattataataaaatttttaaatatttttcaatatacattagtaattaattagtcaaagttTCCAAAAATATCCATGGAAGTGTTAAAGTTATTAtattttacttctttttttttttttttttttctagatcaaaagattttgtttatttattttttttgtctgGAAATCAAAAATTTTATGTAGCAGtagataataaaaattacaaacaatatttccataaaaaaaatttctattgaATTTGGAATACAAAactatatgtaatattttaagtgAATCATTtactatttaataaattataaattttaattatatatctccaaaaaatacaaaataacagtatttttaaaagttttttttaatagataataattatattatcaaagtaattaaatatttgttGAGATTGAGGGGGGCCATGGCCACTCCAACCCAAGCAATACCTCAGCCCTTGGACACATTAGTATGGTGTTGGTAGCAATGCTATTGAAAATTATGAGGAAAAGGTTaagaaagggaaatttgaaattccatgcTTAAAATACCTTATAATTTTTCCCCTAAATGTATAGTCATTAaaattggtcatatatgaccactttaatGATTTTTCTAAACTACCCCTCACATTTCAAACcatccctctctcttcctctctctcaaccGAACCAAGAAATCCCAAACCCACTCTCAGCCGACGCCACCCATTCTCAACCCAGCTCACCGACGGCCGTCCACGGTGTACACAGTTCCGGCGTCGACGCTCAACCCCGAACCACCCAAACACTGCACCCCATCTCAGCCCCACTCTCTCCTGAAattgaaaacgaaaaaaaaaaccaccaggtccgatggggtctgaccaatcggacccatcggagcccatggtccgaccatcggaccccccttctctcttcatctctttctaaccaaaagaaaaaaaaaaatgaaaaaaagaaaaaaaacccaccaggtccgatggtcggaccatgggtccgatgggtccgattggtcggaccccatcggacccaataGTCCCACCATCGGACCtggtgggttttttttttttttttcgttttcgaTTTCAAGAGAGACTGGGGCTGAGAGGGGGTGCAGCTTTTGGGTGGTTCGGGGTTGAGCGTCGACGCCGGAACTGGGTACACCGTGGGGCCGTCGGTTGAGCTGGGTTGAGAATGGGCGGCGTCGGCTGAGAGTGGGTTTGGGATTTCTTGGTTCGgctgagagagaggaagagagagggatggtttgaaatgtgaggggtagtttaggaaaatcattaaagtggtcatatataaCCAATTTTAATGACTATACatttagggaaaaaattataaggtattttaagcatggaatttcaaatttcccaaaaGAAATTCACGTGGAAGAAGCTGCGCTATATGGTCATATGCTAACATGCATAAGAACATAGGAGAGATACAATCATGATTATCAACATAGGAAAATGTTAATAACCGACGTCCAAAACAATGACTTTAATCCCAAAAATAAGCTGAAAAACAGCATTTTATGTTCATTGAGATACTACAACGCCGTACGTTACAAATTAAGTGTCGTAACATACATTAAGTcatcacataattattaatatataattaccaccatatatatagtatatgagCAACTACTGTATaggatatatgtatacatatatttagaaatagtGTAGAAGTAATTATGTatgaaatgaaaataatatCGTGGTTATGGTTATTGGTGGGTGTTCATGGCATACTTATAATAATGGCTACGGTTGTTTCGTGTGCAGACACAGTAAAAGTTCCTGCAATGTTTGTTTTTGGGGATTCTTTAGTTGACAACGGCAACAACAACTTCCTTAGCTCTTTGGCCAAAGCTAATTATTATCCTTACGGATGCGATTTTAATGGAGGCCGCCCCACTGGAAGATTCACTAATGGCAGAACTATTGCTGATATGCTTGgtaattaattaactatataattgaatatacatatatataacatataatataacAACTTATATTGATATGTAGGAGCTCTTCTGGGTCTTCCTTATGTACCTCCGTTTGCAAATCCAACTACGGTGGGAACCAGGATACTTGGAGGAGTTAATTATGCATCGGCAGCCGGTGGCATCTTGGATGAAACAGGCCAGATtttggtaattaattatatacaccatcttatattattattatagaaaaTCAGAATATGTATATTCACAATAAAAACGTATACAACATACAAAAATGCAAAGTCTAACAAATTATCTTTATCTTTATCTTTCACCCAATCAATCTTTATCTTTCTTATTGAACTTACTCAAATTCATGAATTGAAATCTAACTTAAATCATAATGGCAATATTTTTACAAGAACAATAATAATAGGAAGTTAAGTTTCGACTATGCTAAATACCGTAAAGAAATGATACTTACAAAGATCCTCCTTATTCTTTTCGAAAGCTTCTTTTTCAACAGCTAATGAATCAACTTCTTAATCTCGGATTCTTTATAGGAAAGACCACAccaaatgataatttcctccaaaAACTTTCTTGCTATAGCAGTAATTAAAGAAGAGATCAACCACGCAGTAAACAAGTAGATTCTTAGATTCTACCAAAATTGAATAACCGATCCCTTGTAGGGAGTCTTTTTCGAAGGGGTAGCCACATAATTACTCTATATTTAGGCATAATAAACTTGCCTTAAATCAGATTATATTTTCAGTTCTCCATATTAGTTTGTTGCATTTTGTGAGATAAACTTGAAGTGGAGAAATAAAACTTTTGAAAGTCAATTTTATAGAAGAAAGCTTTAATTTTTTCCTTTGTTTTCACTATCCTTCTTCAACACCAACTAGCATCAAGTGGAACTTCATAGTCCCACCAATTCTCTTCTTTTAAGTAAACGAGTTAATCCACTTAATCCAAAAGTTATCCTTCTTCTTAGTGTGATAGGCCAAACATGCTTGTCTATGGCACAAAAGATTCTATAAGGCAATATCATTGAAGCCAAGGCCACCCACTTTTTTATCACTAAAAATGCCCTGCCAAGCCACATGACCATGGTAGTTTAGGATCTCAATGCCTTTCCAAAGATACGCAtgataaatttgattaattttttgGATGACAGCCTCAGAGAGAATAACGATTTGAGACCAATAGGAATTTTTTAACAAGAGAACTAGATTTATCAAGACAATACGACATGCATAAGATAAATTCCTACTAATCGAAATACGAATTTGATTACCATTTTATCAACCAAGCACTCACAATCTGCcttagagattttttttaacaaatctacATACCAAGGTACTTAAAAGGCAGCAAACTCTTTTGGAAACAAGAAATAGCAATAATtctatccaaaaaaaataagtatCATACCTCGGCCATAaacaagtaatttttttaagattagCACAAAGCCCTGAGGAATTGGAGAAGAGCTTGTAACCTCTACGTAAAAGAGTTGTTGAGATATAGTCTCCTTTGCAAAATATTAACGGATGATCTGCAAAGCAAAGATGAGTAAGATTCAATCTTTTACATCTCAGATGATACTTAAAGTTCTATTTGCTTGCAAGTTTCTTCAAAATTCTTGACAAGTACTCCATTCCtataacaaataaaagaggAGACATAGGATCCCCTTGCCTCAAATTCTCTTTTAGCCTGAAGATAACCATGAAGAGCTCCATTAATGCTAAAAAAAATCTCAGAGTTGTCACACGACTCATTATAAGATCAACAATTTTTTTAGAGAAATTTAGAGCTTCCATCATTTCTTTAAGAAAAGTCACAGTCAAGAGTGTCATAGGCTTTCTAAATATCAATCTTGAATAAGCAAGCTAACTTTGCACTCTTTCTATCATAGCCACGAACCATATCATGACAAATCATGATATTGTGAGCAATTTGCCTTACTTTTACAAAGTCACTTTAGTTCTCAAAAAGAATATCAGGAAGAACCTCGCTTAGTCTATTACAaatcattttagtgactatttTATAGACCACATTGTAGCAAGCAATGGATCAATAGTCACAAACAGGTTTTCGGCAAATCGACTTCGGGATCAAAGTAACTATGGTGGAGTTGATCTCTTTCAATAACTTGCCAGAGTTCAAAAAAGATAggattatggtatttttaactTCAGTTCCTGTAATCTCCCAAGTATCCTTAAAAATGGCACTATTAAAATCGGCTCCGAGGCTTTTTCATCTGGAATTGACTTCAAGGCAAGTACAACTTCATCTTCTTTGTAGTCACAAGTTAACCAATCGGCGTGACTCTGACTCATCAAATTACCTTCCCAAACAATACTTTTGTGAACTCTTATTTTATGATGAGCTTTAGAACCCAACAAAAGAGTTGTAGAAATCAAGAAAGGCTTTAGTGACACCTTCTTGATTGTCTCCTTGTGCCTTCTTGATCTGTAATTGAATAAATTGTGTTTTAATGACTTTTATATTTTAGACTTGCATGAAACAGTTTGGTGTTTTCATGAACTAGACATAATTCTTGTGAGTTGTAATGTATAGTCTTCCTAAGCAAGTTGTTCTTCTTTAATTAAGTCACAATGGCCTTGATCAAgctgatttgtttttttttttttgcacataaaGCATCTTGTTAAGACACTCTTAATCCTGAATAATGACATCCCATTTATCATGCCTAATCCATTCTTCCAGACTCGATTTAAGACATTTCAAATGAGTAACAAGTTGATACATTCGCTGCTCTGAAACTTTTTCCTTCCCAATAGCCTTtcacaatattaaaaaaatctctcaaaTCTTTCCAAAAATTACAATACTTGAAggattatttcataatctgGAGGCTAGGATAAATTGAAAGGATAGCAGAAGAGTGTTCAAAACCTTTTGGAAGAAAAGTCACCTCAGTTGTATTGTATTTGTCAATTCATTCTCAGTTTGCTAAACTCCTATCCAATTTAGCATACACTCTATCACCCCTTCTTGCTTATTATTCCAAGTAAAGAAAGAGCCCTTGCATTTGATGTCTTCTAAACCACAAGCAGCAACCCAATTTTGAAAAGTAACCATATCATTGGCATTCCCTCCATAATTCAATCTTTAAGAGGTATTCAACACAACATTGAAGTCTCTCCAACTATTCAAGGAATTTGTATTCATTTAGAAATAGTTTTCATGTGTTTCCAaagcatattattattattattattattattattattattattattattattattattattattattattacgtaGAGACATGTAATATTAATTGTgtatataattatgatttttattatatatgcatacttGCATGATGAATTTAGATCCTTCAATTAACAATAATACTTGTAGTATCTATATAATACATGATcattattctttaattttgtacATATAATTTAACAAAAACATGTAGCATGCACCAACATACTCACTCCaataataatgatgatgatacaatactatattatttataagtAGAGTTTGTTCATCAGCTGATGAATATTATACGTCAACAAAATGATGTGATGAGCTAATATTTTATGGGGTGTGTGTTGCAGGGACAACGATACGGTCTAAGCCAGCAGGTGGTGAattttgagattaatttaaGCGAGTTAAGATTAATGATGGGTGCAACGAACCTAACACAGTATTTGGCCAAGTCTATAGCCATTATTGTGGCTGGAAGCAATGACTACATCAACAATTACTTACTACCTGGCAGCCTCTACAGCTCCTACACTCCTCACGACTATGCCAACCTCTTGCTCAATCGCTATGCCCGACAGATGGTGGCACTCCACAGCGTGGGACTGCGTAAGTTTTTGTTGGCGGGCATAGGACCATTGGGGTGCATCCCCAATCAAAGAGCTACTGGTCGAGCACCGCTCGGAAGGTGCGTAGACTCAGTTAATCAAATGCTTGGTAGCTTCAATGAAGGTCTAAAGTCACTTGTAGATCAGTTAAATACCAGATACCAGGGTGCCACCTTCCTGTATGCCAACACTTATGCTGTTTTTGGTGACATTCTTAACAATCCTTCCTTATATGGTTTCAAGGTAATAGACACTGGTTGTTGTGGAATAGGGAGAAACCAAGGACAAATAACTTGTCTACCATTGGCAATGCCATGCGCTAATCATAACGACTACCTATTTTGGGATGCATTCCATCCTACTGAGGCTGCCAATGCTGTTTTCACTTGGCGCGCATATTTAGGTCCACCCAACGACTGTTACCCCATAAACCTTCAAAAGTTGGCATTTCTATAGTTTACTTaattttgcttgattttttttctgttgttgttcttcttcctttgatatatttatataagtatGTTTGTGTTAgagtttatttaaaataaataaatctttgTATGTGtgttgaatttttgaagatagTACCAAATATTGAGgctaaatgcaaaaattaatAATCTCTTAATTCTTTTGACCTTGTATTTTGATAATTTCTCATTGTACACTTTTCTTTGAGTACTATTGCATTCAAGAAGGCtgaatttgttttattaatttagtTGCAATTACTTCACCAAATTTATGATTTCCATtagatttattattttgatggtATGAAAATTTGTTTTTAAGGCCTAAAATGGgtactttttttaatattttcaattCACCTCAATATTAGCTAGCTCCACGGGGGAATAGTTTCATCTTTAATTTTTTGCTTCTGCTCAATCCATCTTGCTCGATGAGAATTCGGGGGCACTCGATCTCATGATTTCTTGTTCACTTATTTCATCTTGTTCAAGAAACGTTATAGGTGCTTGATGATAGGGTTGAAAACTTTGGCCGAGTCTGACCTGATCCGTGATCAATTCGTCTGAACATGACTTGTGAATTTAGTCTATTGAAGAAAACTTGTATAGAAGGAGCTGCACATTAGGCTAATCCTATTACTAATAAACAGGCAGGATATGGGTTAGTTCTTTAAAACATCCACGAGTCGGGTTAGACTCTGACCCACCCGTAAACTGTTAAtagatattattatatttttaattattattttttagttttttcaaaaaagttaaaaaataaacttaaaatgtaaaaaaaaaaaaaaaaccagaatATTGATCATTACCTCACTCATCTCtcgtgtaaagaccgcttaattTTAGTATGAGAATTAGCAGATAATGTGGGTTTAGTTTGGAATTAAACTTTTAGTTATGATTTATGAATTTTTGGAGATATATTTGAATTCTAGGTgtgttatttatattaaatatgaattttatgattttttatatttttatgtccTGTAACTGTGGAACGCGATGTTTGGCCAATAGAATCACATTTTCTTATgatttagtattttagtaatagTGAGGTAAGCTAGATAGACATCGAGAATGTTGAGATTATACACGGTAATAGGTTTAACCGAAATACCCCTAGGTGACTTTATGCTTTTTGGTGTATGTAGGGGAAAAATGGTCTTTTgccattttgttgtttttgtcctttagtgaaaTATGATGGAATTAgttaattctaatttttttgagtTAGGGATTATGCTAGATAATACTAGGTATTATTCCTCTTTattcaaaatagaaaaaaaaatcaagaaaatcaCTTTCTATCTCCCtttgactctctctctctctctcgaaccCTCAAGAAAAACCAGCAAATTATTGAAGTTTTTCAACTCAATTTAGGATCCTCTAGCAGGTCTTTAGTGATTGAATGCAAGATAAAAATCTTTAGCCTCTCTAGTTGTGATTTCTTAAGCTTCAAGTTAGTTATGTGCATGATATTTGGGAATTAGGATTCTGAGTTGTTGAGGGGTGTTTGATTTTGTATTTTGAAGTTAAATTGAAGTTATTTACGTTGATTTGAGCTAGGTTTGTGGGCTATTATAGTGTTTGAGCAAGGTTTGAGTTTAAGAACTCAAGCTTTGCTCTTTAATGGTATTtttggtttctgggttgtttattgtgatttaTTGCTTGGTTTCAGTTTATTATGATATAAATAGGTGTTTTGGAGCTTATTGGAAGATTTGGGGTAGTTTTGATTcgaatagttttatttttatgcaGTGAAAAACGGCTTAACGTTTTTCCTGGTGCGGAACCCAAAAAAACGACCAGCTATTTTTAAGGCAGGTTCCCTGTTTCGATGTTTTTCTCGTGTTTTCACAATGCTTAGGACTTTTTCTTACTTAAGATCAATAGGGAAACCTTTAGTTTTGAGTTTAAAGTCTCCCGAAAATGGTTTAGCGTATAACTTATTAGTTTTACAAAATTTGTGATTTAGGGGCTTGTAAACCGTCGAGCAGTAGTTCCACTcaagttgaccggcacacttgaatttagaatcaaggtaagattagtataattatatacatatgtGATTACATGCTTAGTATCATGTTTATGATTtcttgttagattacattgaaatagcgGTAGCAGtatatatagaattatattGGTTACCGACAAATGTATGTTTGGCTTGAGTACTGATTGATGCTATCACATCAGTACGACAAGAGTATCGAGTATatgctgatattatggtcaatagtactGTCGTACGAATATTCTAGACTCAATATTGCATGAGACGTGGGGTTTGGGTTATGATTGGATGTATGGGCACCTAATTATAATCTAgtttatatttatgttataattatacttttcttactgagtctgtcgactcacaaatATTGTTTGAAAGTGTAGGTAAGGACAAGGCTAAGATTGAGCAACAGTGAGGACGAgcggatgaagattgtacagtCGGGGCGATTAGACTTTGAGCATACGATCTTTGGGACAACTGGTTGTATTTTGTCTAGTCACTAGGCAACAACTTTTGTATTACATACTTTGTAActgttgtaaatattttatactaGGGATCCTGTTCATATACATATACCATTTATCTAGTAGTTATAGGTATTTAAGCaaagttttaattattcaaaattttcaataaactcgttgattagcaacattcTACACAATTAATATAAAACCACGCTAACACGACTAAGTTAGTAGGATATTACAATTTGGTATTAGAgctgccaggttgtcttccaaaGATTGTCACGACAtttacaatcatcatcagtgaTAAGCTTGACTCACGAtttagtaagcctttattgctttagtagcttgTTTATTTAGTATGTTATAAGAGAAGCCtgtaggaagcatgttagtagccttaTAGCCAAATAGGGGCATgttttaatttctaaaataagcGGTAATTAGTAAATTATTCTTGATCGCGATCTAACCAGGCTAGTTCTTGGTTTTACATGCTATTTTATAGAATGGATGCTACGCGAAATACGAGAAGCCAGGGTAACTTGGTCGGATCCAGTGGTAGTTAGGGAGTTCAAATACCTCAAAATATATGTGGCTGAGGTAGAGTCCCTAGAGGCAGGGCATGCGTTCGGGGAGATATTAACCCACTGAAGGTGCCCAGGATTGGGAAAATAGGTTTACAGCAATGCAAGCCAGAATCAATGAACAAGACAAAGAAATCAAATGTCTGAGGGAGCAAGGTTCCCTTGCAATGCCTGCAGCAAAGATGCAGGTGGCCCCTGCCCCTGCTGTGCAGGCAAGATCGGTTGCTACTATGAATcggatggaaccattgtatgagagATTTTGTAAGAAagcactgttgggttttatgccctaaataaaactcatttcaatataatcagatttacttattaatatagatcagaaataacatttaatgttgcatggttcacatgatttatttcatgattatatgtacataatgtataaattcatctgaaacccttttcacatacttgatcctgtttattgtgtcgtcaacacattggaaagtaaacatgactatgtgaataaagtttcctagatttatcagacacagggttttactgatatgataatctacaacaagagtttacttgtatttggagaaatactatgttctttccagaacattggttaaagtaaagctcaggttggatgcatggagtatgcatcggaagggaccgatattgaactttgacttagatttattaaacttaccgtaatatctattcaagtcaatatcgcctagttgatcctagatcaaatgatcttaatcctgatatgattaggctcaatcttgaaaggctattcgtgttctttgatttgttagttaagcctacttttaggtccgggtgatacgtacattttgggaacacggtagtgcaattgagtgggagcgctatcataaacatggaatctatagcttctatctggcgaatagtaagcaaaggatgatctctttcgagcttgaccaaacgaacataaatggtggagtactcatttcacataagctgaaatatcatttatacggggtcaagtgttttaaggaataaatacattgtagggtgtaacggtaatttaatccctttacagtgtagatcattcatatagaggatcattgatcatattaggattataacaatggataactaatgatgtgtctatatggtggaacatatagagcattctatatactgagagtgcaattctaagttctatgcgtggattcaacgaagaattaataagttagtgaattttagtgctaaattcttgatctacttattggaagctcggctatatagacccatggtccccccactagttgagataatattgcttgtaagactcatataattggttttgattaatcaattataattctcaaattagactatgtctatttgtgaaattttcactaagtaagggcgaaattgtaaagaaagagt is part of the Cannabis sativa cultivar Pink pepper isolate KNU-18-1 chromosome 5, ASM2916894v1, whole genome shotgun sequence genome and encodes:
- the LOC115717918 gene encoding GDSL esterase/lipase At1g71250-like, whose amino-acid sequence is MYEMKIISWLWLLVGVHGILIIMATVVSCADTVKVPAMFVFGDSLVDNGNNNFLSSLAKANYYPYGCDFNGGRPTGRFTNGRTIADMLGALLGLPYVPPFANPTTVGTRILGGVNYASAAGGILDETGQILGQRYGLSQQVVNFEINLSELRLMMGATNLTQYLAKSIAIIVAGSNDYINNYLLPGSLYSSYTPHDYANLLLNRYARQMVALHSVGLRKFLLAGIGPLGCIPNQRATGRAPLGRCVDSVNQMLGSFNEGLKSLVDQLNTRYQGATFLYANTYAVFGDILNNPSLYGFKVIDTGCCGIGRNQGQITCLPLAMPCANHNDYLFWDAFHPTEAANAVFTWRAYLGPPNDCYPINLQKLAFL